A genome region from Fusarium musae strain F31 chromosome 5, whole genome shotgun sequence includes the following:
- a CDS encoding hypothetical protein (EggNog:ENOG41), whose amino-acid sequence MLTSTFFLSLLGLAAASPVQPHINVNPKYPSRSISKGFKLVVNVTDHSKDFDPPIHNTELTSIHTGAGLALVGVIEKEGRIFYQNGTKEERQNGEATVISDGGTPLTPNGIALVADKKNKNLFGATLNFEPGTPGVQLNQPEDPYTYLLPETFVACNKSLEYYQGKHFIVVEQAHLTIDKNNKIQRNIPKGCAPIRLVPQCAELETLPKGSYSSHKYALESKCYKDVSKIQWKKYSP is encoded by the coding sequence ATGCTCacatcaaccttcttcctcagcctcctcggcCTTGCAGCGGCCTCACCGGTCCAGCCTCACATCAACGTGAACCCCAAATACCCTTCACGCTCGATATCAAAGGGCTTCAAGCTCGTCGTCAACGTCACAGACCATTCCAAGGACTTTGATCCCCCCATCCACAACACCGAGCTCACCAGCATCCACACCGGAGCCGGCCTCGCCCTCGTCGGAGTTATCGAGAAGGAAGGCCGCATCTTCTACCAAAACGGTACCAAGGAAGAGCGCCAAAACGGCGAGGCTACTGTCATCAGCGACGGTGGCACCCCCTTGACTCCCAATGGCATCGCTCTCGTggccgacaagaagaacaagaatctTTTCGGTGCTACTCTCAACTTCGAGCCCGGCACACCCGGTGTTCAGTTGAACCAGCCCGAGGACCCCTACACATATCTGCTGCCCGAGACTTTTGTGGCGTGTAACAAGAGCTTGGAATACTACCAGGGCAAGCACTTCATCGTCGTTGAGCAGGCACACCTCACCAttgacaagaacaacaagatcCAGCGCAACATCCCCAAGGGTTGTGCCCCCATCCGCCTTGTGCCCCAGTGTGCCGAGTTGGAAACTCTTCCCAAGGGATCGTACTCCAGCCACAAGTACGCCCTTGAGTCCAAGTGCTACAAGGATGTTTCCAAGATCCAGTGGAAGAAGTACAGCCCTTAA
- a CDS encoding hypothetical protein (EggNog:ENOG41~BUSCO:EOG09260LVD) → MTEHLSPDSLITLDPDEQDSLRVRSRSPHPYHHQNTDLPHLSDRFILRNRQAQSAKTSDDAPHEPSPTTWPSFLKDSPQTSDSGSEADDEHYLKGLPAPKANLHKGLRGLNEPLSGSSTPLPSPALLDGHAIRTVDKPPMPTETPETKRLLEALKKRRRVVVRRITEAGIVLALGLMVASNSQVLQLIKIWGKDILLCGLVYAGLLALYPVRVVAWAYRNRTPSHPIPLELPAHFDPAPILYPSAITLYVSLLISSSNPAAILPNLILSLASIPQSVIPKADPYATYDVLAWGLTCIPLIWSPKQREHFESKHPESFISGETAILLYPLHQTLCVTLHYLTTTSLLTAELQLLSIALINVLLLASSPQALILKALLWGGGLSLLFFCGRVISWGIALARVPKWRFRRVSVSQRPPLWKSFKQIFSLRRLRHELLRPEYEDAVYDTIGSSEDEAGPLFKKPTRVQTFRPSSPNPAEPDSAPSSPTATDAFGNWSFARRHTLPHLDHGNRRNATHTPSGRKKRATSMSVRPFFKLTQEQATMRKWLYAGYVYLSIITIILGGIRTYVQWYALDGNEPIGWALGYLFGDWSWFRYQVVSLNLERWICLPTRIDPTEDKQCHSGWVQHVRHNDFGEANTRLLLSAYWMGILILGLIIVFRLKDIYEVDTRRKVFHFMMVGMFLPATFVDPTYAALALSLILAVFLILDLLRASQLPPLSKPIASFLAPYVDGRDFRGPVVISHIFLLIGCAIPLWLGLASLPRSGSGYLSGWEVTTRDVSLVSGVICVGLGDAAASLIGRRYGRRKWLWGGGKSLEGSVAFAVAVMLGLGAASMWLRIGGWPAAGEQPGVIAGTRNAAMCSSMASLTEAVLTGGNDNVIVPVVLWTCVKSLGV, encoded by the exons ATGACAGAGCATCTCAGCCCCGACTCTCTAATTACTCTCGACCCCGACGAACAAGACAGCCTCCGAGTTCGATCGCGATCGCCTCACCCGTACCATCACCAGAATACAGACCTTCCGCATCTCTCGGATCGTTTTATACTGAGGAACCGCCAAGCGCAATCCGCCAAGACCAGTGACGATGCTCCCCACGAACCCTCGCCTACGACATGGCCAAGTTTTCTCAAGGACTCGCCGCAGACGAGCGACAGTGGCTCCGAAGCCGACGACGAGCATTATCTAAAAGGCTTACCGGCGCCAAAAGCCAACCTGCACAAAGGATTGAGAGGCCTCAATGAACCGCTGTctggctcttcaacacctcTTCCGTCACCGGCGCTTCTTGATGGTCATGCCATTCGCACCGTAGACAAGCCGCCCATGCCTACCGAGACCCCGGAAACGAAACGTCTGCTCGAAGCCCTTAAAAAACGAAGAAGAGTCGTTGTTCGACGCATAACTGAGGCTGGCATTGTTTTAGCGCTGGGCCTCATGGTAGCCTCAAATTCCCAGGTATTGCAGCTCATAAAGATCTGGGGAAAAG ATATCCTACTCTGTGGCCTTGTATATGCGGGACTACTCGCTCTGTATCCTGTCCGAGTCGTCGCTTGGGCATACCGTAACAGGACACCATCTCACCCAATACCTCTCGAGCTTCCTGCGCACTTTGACCCCGCGCCCATATTATACCCTTCGGCAATTACTCTATATGTCTCGCTTCTTATTTCGTCAAGCAACCCAGCAGCGATATTACCTAACCTTATTCTGAGCCTGGCTTCCATTCCGCAGAGCGTTATTCCCAAGGCCGATCCTTATGCTACATATGATGTGTTAGCATGGGGCCTAACTTGCATCCCATTGATCTGGAGTCCAAAGCAGCGTGAACACTTCGAAAGCAAGCACCCAGAATCCTTTATTTCAGGAGAAACAGCTATTCTGCTGTATCCTCTCCACCAAACTTTGTGTGTGACATTGCACTATCTCACTACAACTAGTCTCTTGACGGCTGAGCTCCAGCTCCTGTCAATCGCACTCATCAACGTTTTGCTTTTAGCTTCTTCACCCCAGGCTCTGATTCTCAAAGCCCTGTTGTGGGGTGGCGgcctttctctcctcttcttctgtggACGTGTCATAAGCTGGGGAATTGCTCTGGCCAGAGTGCCGAAATGGAGATTTCGGAGAGTGTCAGTCTCCCAGCGGCCACCACTCTGGAAGAGCTTCAAACAAATTTTCTCGCTACGACGGCTGAGGCACGAATTATTAAGACCAGAGTATGAGGATGCTGTGTACGATACCATTGGCTCATCCGAGGACGAGGCAGGCCCATTGTTCAAGAAGCCTACTCGAGTTCAAACATTTCGACCAAGCTCCCCGAACCCAGCAGAACCCGATAGTGCTCCCTCTTCACCCACGGCTACAGATGCTTTCGGTAACTGGTCTTTTGCACGGAGACATACCTTACCACACCTTGATCATGGAAACCGACGCAACGCGACGCATACCCCTTCAGGGCGCAAAAAGCGAGCAACTTCCATGTCCGTTCGGcccttcttcaagcttaCTCAAGAGCAAGCGACTATGAGGAAATGGCTTTATGCCGGATACGTCTACTTGAGTATCATCACTATCATCCTTGGTGGCATTCGAACTTATGTACAATGGTATGCCCTGGATGGCAATGAGCCTATTGGTTGGGCTTTGGGGTATCTATTTGGTGACTGGTCATGGTTCCGATATCAAGTTGTCAGCCTGAATTTGGAAAGATGGATTTGTCTGCCTACACGAATTGACCCTACAGAAGACAAGCAATGTCACTCTGGTTGGGTACAGCACGTTCGCCATAACGACTTTGGAGAAGCAAACACTCGACTTCTGTTGAGTGCCTACTGGATGGGCATCCTGATTCTGGGGCTCATTATCGTCTTCCGCCTGAAGGACATCTATGAGGTAGATACACGGCGGAAGGTGTTTCACTTTATGATGGTTGGCATGTTTCTGCCCGCAACCTTTGTCGATCCCACGTATGCAGCTCTTGCCCTGTCTCTAATTCTTGCGGTCTTCTTGATCCTGGATCTTCTGCGGGCAAGTCAGCTGCCTCCACTATCAAAACCTATTGCCTCATTCCTCGCACCATACGTCGACGGCCGAGATTTCCGTGGTCCAGTTGTCATCTCGCACATCTTTCTTCTAATTGGGTGCGCAATCCCTCTCTGGCTGGGCCTTGCTTCTCTGCCACGCTCTGGATCTGGCTACCTCTCTGGTTGGGAAGTCACAACTCGAGATGTCAGTCTTGTCTCCGGAGTCATCTGCGTGGGTTTAGGAGACGCAGCTGCTTCTCTTATCGGCCGTCGATATGGGCGTCGGAAGTGGCTCTGGGGAGGCGGCAAGAGTCTTGAGGGCAGTGTCGCCTTCGCTGTGGCTGTCATGCTAGGACTTGGTGCCGCCAGTATGTGGCTGAGAATCGGTGGTTGGCCTGCTGCAGGTGAGCAGCCTGGAGTGATTGCTGGCACACGAAATGCTGCGATGTGCTCATCCATGGCGAGCTTGACGGAGGCTGTTCTTACTGGCGGGAACGACAACGTTATCGTACCAGTGGTGTTGTGGACATGTGTGAAAAGCCTCGGTGTTTGA
- a CDS encoding hypothetical protein (EggNog:ENOG41), with the protein MARPYGLPSNTRDSLELASLASSSQLNGEGATEISSRPSISSSRRLSIEQDDPLDSANPANRMNRSYSVSSAFDFSANMFPLSSSAGAEGYAPIGAPTSRSRPSGGLGGGSLEKNKTLTYLNGLSLIVGLIIGSGIFSSPGSVSTRVGSPGAAILVWIIAGILAWTGAASYAELGGAIPLNGGAQVYLAKTFGEVIGFLFTWVAMLVLKPGSAAIIAIIMGEYFVRAFIGPDAEHVSPWINKAVALVGLFIVTFLNCVSTKLGTRVNDTLMFMKFIALLGVTVTGVVVAITGKTLKGKSEVEWKPHQLFENTSTDMSAWALALYAGLWAYDGWDNTNYVVGEFKNPTKDLPRVIHTAMPLVILCYVLANIAYFLVLPLESMGGSNTVAVMFGNRVFGSVGSLILALIVSASCFGALNSSTFTSSRLAYVAGKEGYIPSIFGTIGIGGSPHEHELSTQRTRSWFTRKMRRMFGDEDAGLFYTPVYALTLNAVLTVGYVVVGEFSTLVTFYGVAGYTFYFLTVLGLIILRVREPGLVRPYKTWITTPIIFCCVSLFLLSRAVFAQPFQTIAVVFFVVAGVPVYFWRIRGRDEQVLRRRGQPSEEKKWWQFWK; encoded by the exons ATGGCGCGGCCTTACGGACTCCCGTCGAATACGAGAGACTCGCTGGAGCTCGCTTCCTTGGCCAGCTCAAGTCAGCTCAACGGAGAGGGGGCTACAGAGATCTCGTCAAGGCCCAGCATATCGTCGTCGCGGAGACTGTCAATCGAACAAGATGACCCCCTCGACAGTGCCAATCCTGCAAACAGGATGAACCGATCGTACTCAGTATCCTCAGCTTTTGACTTCTCCGCCAATATGTTCCCTTTAAGCTCTTCGGCTGGTGCCGAAGGTTACGCTCCCATTGGAGCACCAACATCGAGATCGAGGCCGAGCGGCGGCTTGGGAGGAGGATCgttggagaagaacaagacttTGACATACTTGAACGGATTGTCGCTGATAGTGGGACTTATTATCGGCTCGGGAATCTTCTCGTCGCCGGGATCTGTGAGCACAAGAGTTGGGTCGCCTGGTGCAGCGATCCTCGTCTGGATTATCGCCGGTATACTCGCTTGGACAGGCGCTGCATCGTACGCTGAGCTTGGAGGAGCGATCCCCCTCAATGGCGGCGCTCAAGTTTATTTGGCCAAGACATTTGGCGAGGTGATAGGCTTCCTCTTTACATGGGTTGCCATGTTGGTCCTTAAGCCCGGTAGTGCCgctatcatcgccatcatcatgggcGAATACTTTGTTCGAGCCTTCATCGGTCCTGACGCTGAGCATGTAAGCCCCTGGATCAACAAGGCTGTTGCGCTTGTAGGTCTGTTCATTGTAACGTTCTTGAACTGTGTGTCTACAAAGCTCGGCACACGTGTCAACGATACGCTCATGTTCATGAAATTTATCGCTTTGCTGGGCGTCACCGTCACTGGTGTTGTCGTTGCCATCACAGGAAAGACCCTCAAGGGCAAGTCGGAAGTTGAGTGGAAGCCGCACCAGCTGTTTGAAAACACATCGACCGACATGTCTGCTTGGGCTCTCGCCCTTTATGCCGGTCTTTGGGCATATGATGGCTGGGACAAT ACAAATTACGTCGTTGGGGAGTTCAAGAACCCAACTAAAGACCTACCCCGAGTCATCCACACAGCCATGCCTCTGGTCATCCTCTGTTATGTGCTAGCAAACATAGCCTACTTCCTTGTCCTTCCTCTCGAGAGCATGGGTGGGTCCAACACAGTAGCTGTCATGTTTGGCAACCGAGTGTTTGGTTCTGTAGGCTCACTTATTCTCGCGCTCATCGTTAGCGCTAGTTGTTTCGGTGCCCTCAACTCTTCGACTTTCACCTCTAGTCGTTTGGCCTATGTGGCTGGGAAAGAGGGCTACATCCCTTCGATCTTTGGCACTATTGGTATTGGGGGCAGCCCGCACGAGCATGAGCTCAGCACGCAGCGTACTCGAAGTTGGTTCACGCGTAAGATGCGCAGAATGTtcggcgatgaagatgctggaTTGTTTTATACGCCAGTCTATGCGCTAACTCTCAACGCTGTTCTTACAGTTGGTTACGTGGTCGTTGGCGAGTTCAGCACTCTCGTCACCTTTTATGGCGTTGCAGGCTACACGTTCTATTTCCTCACAGTCCTGGGTCTGATCATCCTGCGCGTGCGAGAGCCGGGACTGGTACGACCATACAAGACCTGGATCACGACGCCTATTATTTTTTGCTGCGTtagtctcttcctccttagCCGCGCTGTCTTTGCTCAGCCTTTCCAGACTATCGCCGTCGTGTTCTTCGTGGTAGCTGGTGTACCTGTTTATTTCTGGCGCATTAGAGGGCGAGACGAGCAGGTCTTGAGACGGAGAGGACAGCCCAGCGAGGAAAAGAAGTGGTGGCAATTCTGGAAATGA
- a CDS encoding hypothetical protein (EggNog:ENOG41), protein MPEYSQTYLNFLGREWRTRWSNSVWSVRSHARLAIWLMANITNPDIIDRLATSELYRWRTNVIFGVMWHTDGHSWWSSVTSSHLVDLEIAWGADRLWRFDLFDFDNNIYIAEGQYASGCLRQAGYDVYGVMDRICELEEEEEEEERLRRVNNLRKARTLARELVPCGSHLQLYQPDMLQNSRIHGLPGHSRR, encoded by the coding sequence ATGCCGGAGTATTCGCAGACATATCTCAACTTCCTTGGCAGAGAGTGGCGGACCCGATGGTCGAATTCTGTATGGAGTGTGAGAAGCCACGCGAGACTTGCGATATGGCTTATggccaacatcaccaaccccGACATCATCGATCGTCTGGCAACCAGCGAACTATACCGCTGGAGAACAAATGTCATCTTCGGGGTAATGTGGCACACCGACGGCCACTCATGGTGGTCCTCAGTCACCAGCAGCCACCTGGTCGACCTAGAGATCGCCTGGGGAGCAGACCGACTCTGGCGTTTTGACCTCTTTGACTTCGACAACAACATATATATTGCAGAAGGGCAGTACGCCTCCGGCTGCCTTCGCCAGGCGGGTTACGATGTCTACGGTGTCATGGATAGAATATGCGaactggaagaagaagaggaagaggaagagcggCTTCGCCGAGTCAATAACCTTCGAAAGGCTAGAACCCTTGCACGAGAGCTAGTCCCCTGTGGCAGTCATCTCCAACTGTATCAGCCAGACATGCTTCAGAATTCCCGAATTCATGGACTACCTGGACattcaagaagatga
- a CDS encoding hypothetical protein (EggNog:ENOG41): MASVDTKNDYSMEAGLLSTDREERTMSSKEALLQDSESAQTIPRTKTRRISPAGKALIALAACCLLGAGVASIGGATRFCPGHLRHSDVGKHGMNAHRPNLSDSMAQMVRRQNTPPPTDTAQGTDPTDAASDGASNAPSGGSSGGASGGASNTVQQPTATADEPTNEASNTAVQPSATAGEPTDQASATDEASNTQAQPSATQPSATSELSSPSRPASSEPEEPTSNPDTGRPSATAQPAEDSATEASPSATESQEEPTQPASSAASTQRTTRRTTENRPSSTQDSSPESTTDDSEATATGTSVSEEEPSETVPSSRASTSNPSAPSAATSTAASTSTRRTSLPDTSSFSELPSETASSGETLQSTALDDTSTVIETATVPSSTVAEATTVLPDSTSESASGPTQESETASQASEETETTTDQETASQTDEASRTSEDAESATETKSARSTVTGTGTRRTSSAVPKTFTSTLEDGGITTLTSTSWVEVVPSAENTAGSDPDLQNAAPRSAGSVLAAVVGMVFGGFILL; encoded by the exons ATGGCATCTGTCGACACCAAGAACGACTACAGCATGGAGGCAGGATTGTTGAGCACTGACCGAGAAGAGAGGACCATGTCGTCAAAGGAAGCACTACTCCAGGATTCGGAATCTGCCCAGACCATCCCAAGGACAAAGACCAGAAGGATATCCCCAGCTGGCAAGGCCTTGATTGCTTTGGCCGCTTGCTGTCTTCTGGGCGCCGGTGTAGCATCCATTGGAGGCGCTACCCGATTCTGCCCTGGACATCTCCGCCATAGTGATGTTGGAAAGCATGGCATGAACGCTCATCGACCAAATCTTTCCGATTCCATGGCCCAGATGGTTCGACGACAAAACACACCACCACCTACCGATACAGCGCAGGGCACTGACCCTACCGATGCCGCTTCTGATGGCGCTTCCAATGCTCCCTCGGGCGGCTCTTCAGGCGGAGCCTCTGGTGGTGCTTCGAACACCGTGCAGCAACCCACTGCTACGGCTGATGAACCCACGAACGAGGCTAGCAATACTGCTGTTCAGCCTTCCGCTACCGCCGGAGAGCCAACCGACCAGGCCAGCGCCACAGATGAGGCCTCAAACACCCAGGCCCAACCGTCAGCTACTCAGCCATCTGCCACCAGTGAGCTTTCCTCACCCTCGCGCCCTGCGAGCTCAGAACCTGAGGAACCCACCTCTAACCCGGATACAGGCCGACCTTCTGCCACTGCCCAACCTGCCGAGGACTCAGCTACTGAAGCATCTCCTTCTGCCACGGAATCCCAAGAGGAGCCTACTCAGCCTGCATCCTCAGCCGCTTCTACACAGCGAACCACCCGCAGGACCACGGAGAACCGACCCTCGTCCACTCAAGACTCTTCCCCTGAATCGACCACCGATGATTCCGAGGCCACTGCCACTGGTACGTCCGTTTCGGAAGAGGAACCTTCTGAGACTGTTCCCTCTTCTCGTGCTTCAACTTCCAATCCTTCTGCTCCTAGTGCTGCAACCTCCACTGCTGCCAGTACGTCTACTCGAAGAACTTCTTTGCCTGATACCTCCTCTTTTTCTGAATTACCGTCCGAGACGGCTTCTTCGGGTGAGACCCTTCAATCCACCGCCCTTGATGATACTTCCACTGTTATCGAAACTGCCACCGTTCCCTCGTCCACTGTCGCCGAAGCTACCACTGTCCTCCCCGATTCAACTTCTGAGTCAGCTTCCGGGCCAACTCAAGAGTCGGAAACAGCCTCCCAGGCTTCAGAGGAGACAGAGACGACTACCG ACCAGGAAACCGCAAGTCAGACAGACGAGGCTTCACGAACCTCAGAAGATGCCGAAAGCGCGACTGAGACCAAGTCCGCACGAAGCACTGTGACTGGAACAGGTACCAGACGAACTTCGAGTGCAGTGCCCAAGACCTTCACTTCTAcgcttgaagatggtggtATTACAACCCTGACTTCGACTTCTTGGGTTGAGGTTGTCCCCTCAGCCGAAAATACTGCTGGCAGCGACCCTGACCTTCAGAACGCCGCTCCTCGATCCGCTGGTTCAGTTCTTGCCGCAGTCGTGGGTATGGTCTTTGGTGGTTTCATTCTCCTGTAA
- a CDS encoding hypothetical protein (EggNog:ENOG41): MGSDDYAAVGGGGALKLKGAKINKKKKKRDKTDLEKNLDSGNKDEEKRKKKKSEDGEEQEPHGEDDEDNPELLKLAESSSSRPELLKTHKERVEELNTYLSRLSEHHDMPRIGPG, translated from the exons ATGGGCTCCGACGATTATGCTGCtgtcggtggtggtggtgccctGAAACTCAAGGGCGCCAAAAtaaacaagaaaaagaagaagcgcgATAAGACCGATCTTGAAAAGAACCTCGATAGTGGAAACAAggacgaagagaagagaaagaagaagaagagtgaggatggagaagagcaagagccCCAcggtgaggatgatgaggacaacCCCGAA CTGCTCAAACTCGCCGAGTCTTCAAGTTCCCGACCCGAACTTCTCAAAACACATAAGGAGCGTGTCGAAGAGCTCAATACTTACCTGTCTAGATTGAGCGAGCATCACGATATGCCCAGGATTGGCCCTGGTTAA